In a single window of the Streptomyces sp. NBC_00353 genome:
- the rph gene encoding rifamycin-inactivating phosphotransferase, with translation MIEQYVWDLQEVDETQVAVVGGKGAHLGALSRIEGVGVPAGFCVTTDAFRRIMAEAPSIDDRLDQLSRLNPDDREAIRTLSAQIRRTIEGIAIPGDVAAGITRALAQLGEQAAYAVRSSATAEDLPTTSFAGQQDTYLNVVGPAAILQHVSRCWASLFTERAVIYRQGNGIDHRTVHMAVVVQQMVFPHAAGILFTADPVTGNRKVATVDAGFGLGEALVSGLVNPDVFKVRHGELVAKAIAAKQRAVQALPAGGTQEVAIDSQRQEQPALTDAQVVRLVQLGRRIEAHFGRPQDIEWCLADDGFQIVQSRPITTLFPIPETGDQENHVYVSVGHGKMMTDPMKPLGLSVWQLTAMVPMHEAGGRLFVDVTRRLASPASRAGLLDVMGRGDPLIRDALETVLDRDDFVPSLPDTSPGGPPASGASAPVEVDPAIVTELIERSQVSIATLERGIRTKTGPALFDFLLEAFEEHKRVLSDPLNLQAIMAGMEATWWLNDKLQEWLGEKNAADTLTLSAPDNVTSEMGLALLDVADVIRPQPEVVAFLQGVEDEGFLDELAKLAGGTEARDAIEAYLDRYGMRCVGEIDITRPRWRERPTTLVPVILDNVRNFEPGAAERRFEQGQQKAQKKEQDVLSRLRALPDGDQKADEAKRMIDRVRTFIGYREYPKYGIVSRSFVYKQALLEEAERLVQANVLPEKEDIFYLTFQEFHDVVRSNQVDNQLIQQRKDAFRSYHALTPPRVLTSDGEAVTGAYRRDDVPAGALIGLPVSAGTIEGRARVILDIAEADLEAGDILVTTFTDPSWSPLFVGIAGLVTEVGGLMTHGAVIAREYGLPAVVGVEQATRLIRDGQRIRVHGTDGYIEILP, from the coding sequence GTGATCGAGCAGTACGTGTGGGATCTTCAAGAGGTTGACGAGACGCAGGTCGCGGTTGTCGGCGGCAAGGGCGCTCACCTGGGCGCGCTGTCGCGGATCGAAGGCGTTGGCGTGCCGGCCGGCTTCTGCGTGACGACGGACGCCTTCCGGCGGATCATGGCGGAAGCGCCGTCGATCGACGACCGGCTCGATCAGCTGTCGCGTCTGAACCCGGACGACCGGGAGGCGATCCGCACGCTCAGCGCGCAGATTCGCCGGACCATCGAAGGGATTGCCATCCCGGGCGATGTCGCGGCGGGGATCACCCGCGCGCTCGCCCAGCTCGGCGAGCAAGCCGCCTACGCCGTCCGCTCCAGCGCGACGGCAGAGGACCTGCCGACGACCTCCTTCGCCGGCCAGCAGGACACGTATTTGAACGTCGTGGGGCCGGCGGCGATCCTCCAGCACGTCAGCCGGTGCTGGGCCTCGTTGTTCACCGAGCGGGCCGTGATTTACCGCCAGGGGAACGGCATCGACCACCGTACGGTCCACATGGCCGTGGTCGTGCAGCAGATGGTCTTCCCGCATGCGGCCGGCATCCTGTTCACGGCCGACCCCGTCACGGGCAACCGGAAAGTCGCCACCGTGGACGCCGGTTTCGGCCTCGGCGAGGCCCTGGTCTCCGGCCTGGTGAACCCGGACGTCTTCAAGGTGCGACACGGTGAACTCGTCGCCAAGGCGATCGCCGCCAAACAACGTGCCGTTCAGGCCCTGCCGGCCGGCGGTACGCAGGAAGTGGCGATCGACTCGCAGCGGCAGGAGCAGCCGGCACTGACGGATGCGCAGGTCGTGCGGCTGGTGCAGCTCGGACGGCGGATCGAAGCGCACTTCGGCCGCCCGCAGGACATCGAATGGTGCCTGGCCGATGATGGCTTCCAGATCGTTCAGAGCCGGCCGATCACGACGCTGTTCCCCATCCCCGAGACCGGCGACCAGGAGAATCACGTCTACGTCTCCGTTGGTCATGGGAAGATGATGACCGACCCCATGAAGCCCCTGGGGCTCTCCGTGTGGCAGCTGACGGCCATGGTGCCGATGCACGAGGCCGGCGGGAGGCTGTTCGTCGATGTCACCCGGCGCCTGGCCTCGCCCGCGAGCCGCGCCGGCCTCCTGGACGTCATGGGGAGAGGCGATCCGCTGATCAGGGACGCTCTGGAGACCGTCCTCGACCGCGACGATTTCGTCCCGTCGCTCCCGGACACGAGTCCCGGCGGGCCGCCGGCCAGCGGCGCGTCCGCCCCGGTCGAGGTCGATCCGGCCATCGTCACCGAGCTGATCGAGCGCAGCCAGGTGTCCATCGCCACCCTGGAGCGCGGCATCCGGACGAAGACCGGACCGGCGCTGTTCGACTTCCTGCTGGAGGCCTTCGAGGAGCACAAGCGAGTCCTCAGTGATCCGCTGAACCTACAGGCGATCATGGCGGGGATGGAGGCCACGTGGTGGCTCAACGACAAGCTGCAGGAGTGGCTGGGCGAGAAGAACGCGGCTGACACGCTAACGCTGTCCGCCCCCGACAACGTCACGTCGGAGATGGGACTGGCGCTGCTCGACGTCGCCGACGTGATCCGCCCGCAGCCGGAGGTGGTGGCGTTCCTGCAGGGCGTCGAGGACGAGGGCTTTCTGGACGAGCTGGCGAAGCTCGCGGGCGGGACCGAAGCGCGCGACGCCATAGAGGCCTACCTCGACCGGTACGGCATGCGCTGCGTCGGCGAGATCGACATCACGAGGCCACGTTGGCGCGAGCGCCCCACCACGCTCGTGCCCGTGATCCTCGACAACGTCAGGAACTTCGAGCCGGGCGCCGCCGAGCGGCGCTTCGAGCAGGGACAGCAGAAGGCACAGAAGAAGGAACAGGACGTGCTGTCACGCTTGCGGGCCCTGCCGGACGGAGACCAGAAAGCCGACGAGGCCAAGCGGATGATCGACCGGGTCAGAACCTTCATCGGGTACCGGGAGTACCCGAAGTACGGCATCGTCAGCCGCTCCTTCGTCTACAAGCAGGCCCTGCTGGAGGAGGCCGAGCGCCTCGTGCAGGCCAATGTGCTTCCTGAGAAGGAGGACATCTTCTACCTCACGTTCCAGGAGTTCCACGACGTCGTGCGCTCGAACCAGGTGGATAACCAGCTCATCCAGCAGCGCAAGGACGCGTTCCGGTCGTACCACGCGCTCACACCGCCCCGGGTGCTCACATCGGATGGTGAGGCCGTCACCGGGGCGTACCGGCGCGACGATGTGCCGGCCGGCGCTCTGATCGGCCTACCGGTTTCCGCCGGGACCATCGAGGGAAGGGCCCGCGTCATCCTTGACATCGCGGAGGCCGATCTCGAAGCGGGCGACATCCTGGTCACGACCTTCACGGACCCCAGCTGGTCGCCGCTGTTCGTCGGAATCGCGGGCCTGGTGACGGAGGTGGGCGGCCTGATGACCCATGGCGCAGTGATCGCCCGGGAGTACGGCTTGCCGGCCGTCGTGGGCGTGGAGCAGGCCACCCGGCTGATCCGGGACGGGCAGCGGATCCGCGTGCACGGAACCGACGGGTACATCGAGATCCTGCCTTGA
- a CDS encoding GNAT family N-acetyltransferase: protein MPPTLRTERLLLEPYISEDEEGFVALFQDTRVSKWMGDGTASEAADRALFGRIFTKVYAQDLFDVWAVRRDGLLVGHAEIKPNDVVGGHEIIYALAPTAWGAGLGTELAEAIVTYGFDALKLTRVYATVDPANVASLALLDGIGFEHVRDIKEDDGSTTHVLARRLTETAFEISHCD, encoded by the coding sequence ATGCCCCCGACTCTGCGCACCGAGCGACTACTCCTGGAGCCATACATCTCCGAGGACGAAGAGGGCTTCGTCGCTCTGTTCCAGGACACCAGAGTGTCGAAGTGGATGGGTGACGGCACTGCTTCCGAAGCAGCAGACCGGGCCCTGTTCGGGCGCATCTTCACGAAGGTCTATGCCCAGGACCTGTTCGATGTCTGGGCAGTTCGTCGCGACGGGCTCCTGGTCGGGCATGCCGAGATCAAGCCGAACGACGTCGTCGGAGGCCACGAGATCATCTATGCTCTGGCGCCGACGGCATGGGGGGCCGGCCTGGGGACCGAGTTGGCCGAGGCGATCGTCACCTATGGCTTCGACGCCCTCAAACTGACCAGGGTGTACGCCACTGTGGACCCAGCGAACGTGGCCTCACTGGCCCTGCTGGACGGAATCGGTTTCGAGCATGTCCGGGACATAAAAGAGGATGACGGCAGCACCACCCACGTGTTGGCCCGCCGTCTGACTGAAACAGCGTTTGAGATCTC